Proteins from a genomic interval of Oncorhynchus mykiss isolate Arlee chromosome 21, USDA_OmykA_1.1, whole genome shotgun sequence:
- the LOC118942910 gene encoding uncharacterized protein LOC118942910, translating into MVWYTEVYQTRQNLLERGLTVWYTEVYQTRQNLLERGLTVWYTEVSQTRLNLLERGLTVWYTEVYQTIQNLLERGLTVGYTEVSQTRLSLLERGLIVWYTEVYQTRLNLLERGLIVWYTEVYQTRQNLLERGLTVWYTEVYQTRLSLLERGLIVWYTEVYQTRLSLLERGLMVWYTEVSQTRLNLLERGLMVGYTEVYQTRQNLLERGLTVWYTEVYQTRQNLLERGLTVWYTEVYQTIQNLLERGLTVWYTEVYQTRQNLLERGLTVWYTEVYQTRQNLLERGLTVWYTEVSQTRLNLLERGLTVWYTEVYQTRLNLLERGLTVWYTEVYQTRQSVRKGFNSVVH; encoded by the exons ATGGTGTGGTACACTGAGGTATATCAAACTAGACAGAATCTGTTAGAAAGGGGTTTAACAGTGTGGTACACTGAGGTATATCAAACTAGACAGAATCTGTTAGAAAGGGGTTTAACAGTGTGGTACACTGAGGTATCTCAAACTAGACTGAATCTGTTAGAAAGGGGTTTAACAGTGTGGTACACTGAGGTATATCAAACTATACAGAATCTGTTAGAAAGGGGTTTAACAGTGGGGTACACTGAGGTATCTCAAACTAGACTGAGTCTGTTAGAAAGGGGTTTAATAGTGTGGTACACTGAGGTATATCAAACTAGACTAAATCTGTTAGAAAGGGGTTTAATAGTGTGGTACACTGAGGTATATCAAACTAGACAGAATCTGTTAGAAAGGGGTTTAACAGTGTGGTACACTGAGGTATATCAAACTAGACTGAGTCTGTTAGAAAGGGGTTTAATAGTGTGGTACACTGAGGTATATCAAACTAGACTGAGTCTGTTAGAAAGGGGTTTAATGGTGTGGTACACTGAGGTATCTCAAACGAGACTAAATCTGTTAGAAAGGGGTTTAATGGTGGGGTACACTGAGGTATATCAAACTAGACAGAATCTGTTAGAAAGGGGTTTAACAGTGTGGTACACTGAGGTATATCAAACTAGACAGAATCTGTTAGAAAGGGGTTTAACAGTGTGGTACACTGAGGTATATCAAACTATACAGAATCTGTTAGAAAGGGGTTTAACAGTGTGGTACACTGAGGTATATCAAACTAGACAGAATCTGTTAGAAAGGGGTTTAACAGTGTGGTACACTGAG GTATATCAAACTAGACAGAATCTGTTAGAAAGGGGTTTAACGGTGTGGTACACTGAGGTATCTCAAACTAGACTAAATCTGTTAGAAAGGGGTTTAACAGTGTGGTACACTGAGGTATATCAAACTAGACTAAATCTGTTAGAAAGGGGTTTAACAGTGTGGTACACTGAGGTATATCAAACTAGACAGTCTGTTAGAAAGGGGTTTAACAGTGTGGTACACTGA